The following proteins come from a genomic window of Bradyrhizobium paxllaeri:
- a CDS encoding copper chaperone PCu(A)C yields MTTVVRDIFVFVTAAIFIAATLLIAGAAGAHEYKVGAIDIGHPWSRPTPKDANIAGGYLTITNKGKTTDRLIGGTSPVASQIEVHEMVDVDGMAKTRPVANGIEIKPGKTVELKPGAYRILLMGLKEPFQVGQKVKGTLVFEKAGPVDIIYNIEENAGAAVSGVNGVSHKHH; encoded by the coding sequence ATGACAACCGTCGTCAGGGATATCTTTGTGTTTGTCACCGCGGCCATTTTCATCGCCGCAACTTTGCTCATCGCAGGCGCCGCCGGCGCGCACGAATACAAGGTCGGCGCAATCGACATCGGTCATCCCTGGTCGCGCCCGACGCCGAAGGATGCCAACATCGCGGGCGGCTATCTCACCATCACCAACAAGGGAAAGACGACGGACCGCCTGATCGGCGGCACGTCGCCGGTGGCGAGCCAGATCGAGGTGCACGAGATGGTCGATGTCGACGGCATGGCGAAGACGCGCCCTGTCGCCAACGGCATCGAGATCAAGCCCGGCAAGACCGTGGAGCTCAAGCCCGGTGCCTATCGCATCCTCCTGATGGGGCTCAAGGAGCCGTTCCAGGTTGGCCAGAAGGTGAAGGGCACGCTGGTGTTCGAGAAGGCCGGGCCTGTCGACATCATCTACAACATCGAGGAAAACGCCGGAGCCGCCGTCAGTGGTGTCAATGGTGTCTCGCACAAGCACCATTAG
- a CDS encoding NAD-glutamate dehydrogenase has product MEVIMAWRDDKARATLIRDAAGNVQPGKSPRAFAEPLFGYTNTEDLANYDAASLALLAEQAWEHVQRRTAGSADIRIVNPMMPDGREISVLEILNDNMPFLFDSTMAELTEQGIEVTLVAHPIIAVERDDQGKLLRFYGEVLPEGAKGTRESLIHLHITRLDADADQKKLIDGLTRTLSDVRACVTDWRAMRDRVEEAIKTFSSNPPPLPIDELAEANQFLQWLCADNFTFLGVREYRFSPDSDALDEMTTGEGLGILRDPDVKVLRRGNDMVVMTPEIRDFMREPTLLIVIKANVSSRVHRRIRMDYVGIKLYTPDGRLEGELRVVGLFTSGAYTRSVRQIPYVRHKVSGVLQRAGFDPSGHSGKALMHILEEYPRDELFQIDIDTLNNFVIEILILYERPRVRALARVDKFDRFVSVLTFIPRDKYDTEVRTRVGAFLAQAYKGTLSASYVSFPEGALARVHYIIGRYEGRTPVIERATLEAGISAIAATWADRLKAALTASTDGMRARMLTNRYAQAFSGGYTEVFGAEQAIADIATVEKLTPARPVTISVHRVEGENDPRRFGLKVFSDAAPLSLSYRVPVIENHGLRVVNERTYQIVPGTRPAPVWLHDMTIETSDSQPIEITPEFSHRLEASIMAVVADRAESDGYNALILRTALGWREVSAIRALSRYLHQIRAPFTQDYMWETSRKNAAITATLVALFQTRLDPRLALTDAERAARETALLAEIEEQLKSVASLDEDRILRRFTNLVQATIRTNLWQIGENGHPRPVISFKFDARRIDDLPAPRPLYEIFVYSPRVEGIHLRFGKVARGGLRWSDRPQDFRTEILGLVKAQQVKNAVIVPVGAKGGFVPKRLPPPSNREAWLAEGTEAYRIFVRSLLELTDNLDGDIVVPPESVVRHDGDDPYLVVAADKGTATFSDTANAISVEKNHWLGDAFASGGSQGYDHKKMGITARGAWEAVKRHFRELGTDIQTMPFTAVGVGDMSGDVFGNGMLLSPATRLVAAFDHRDIFIDPAPDPSVSFAERKRLFDLPRSSWQDYNKSLISEGGGVFSRQLKAIPLAPEVRTLLDLDKPQATPFEVMTAILKARADLLWFGGIGTYVRSSGESDDQAGDRANDPIRITGGDVRARVIGEGANLGVTQRGRIEAAQKGVKLNTDAIDNSAGVNTSDVEVNIKIALARLEREGRLSPTERNSLLAAMTDEVGVLVLRNNYLQTLALSLAERKGLAETGFLTRLMQSLEQRGLLSRAVEFLPDDAALTERTRRGQSLTRPELAVLLAYAKLTLYDDLLATSVPDDPYLARELSQYFPRELQDKFPTAVEFHRLRREIIATCLANAVINRGGPASVVRLIDETDADIPTIVMAYVAVDECFGLKWLNDAIDALDTHIDGQLQLSLYASVQDLLLSRMAWYVRNVDFRDGLEAVVVRFGPAIREIVAGLDTTLPPDLRAARGKRRQELTDAGVPSGLAGELADLDALVSAPDIVTVAERTTRDIGDAAATFFAAEANFRLDRIIAAARGMPANDYFERMAIDRAVEQIAGAERRLAADMLATGQSGQQAVETWIAAHPEATRIRRSVEEIGASGLTLAKLTVAANLLGDLVKT; this is encoded by the coding sequence ATGGAGGTCATCATGGCTTGGCGTGACGACAAGGCCCGGGCAACTCTCATCCGCGATGCCGCAGGTAACGTTCAGCCGGGCAAGAGCCCCCGGGCCTTTGCCGAACCGTTGTTCGGCTACACCAATACCGAGGACCTCGCGAATTACGATGCCGCCTCGCTTGCGCTCTTGGCGGAGCAGGCCTGGGAACACGTGCAGCGGCGCACGGCCGGCAGCGCCGATATCCGCATCGTCAACCCGATGATGCCGGACGGGCGCGAGATTTCCGTGCTCGAAATTCTCAATGACAACATGCCTTTCCTGTTCGACTCCACCATGGCGGAGCTCACCGAGCAGGGCATCGAAGTCACCCTCGTCGCTCACCCGATCATCGCCGTGGAGCGCGATGACCAGGGCAAGCTGCTGCGCTTCTACGGCGAAGTATTGCCCGAGGGCGCAAAGGGCACGCGCGAAAGCCTGATTCATCTCCACATCACCCGCCTGGACGCCGATGCCGATCAAAAGAAGCTGATCGACGGCCTCACCAGGACATTGAGCGACGTCCGCGCCTGCGTCACCGACTGGCGCGCCATGCGCGATCGCGTCGAGGAAGCGATCAAGACTTTCTCGTCCAATCCTCCGCCGCTGCCGATCGACGAACTCGCCGAAGCCAACCAGTTCCTGCAATGGCTCTGTGCAGACAATTTCACCTTCCTCGGCGTTCGCGAATATCGCTTCTCGCCCGACAGCGATGCGCTCGACGAGATGACAACCGGCGAAGGCCTCGGCATCCTGCGCGATCCCGACGTGAAGGTCCTGCGCCGCGGCAACGACATGGTGGTGATGACGCCGGAAATTCGCGACTTCATGCGCGAGCCGACCCTGCTGATCGTCATCAAGGCCAACGTCTCCAGCCGCGTCCATCGCCGCATCCGGATGGATTATGTAGGCATCAAGCTCTATACGCCCGACGGCCGGCTCGAGGGCGAATTGCGCGTCGTCGGCCTTTTCACCTCAGGCGCCTATACCCGCTCGGTACGGCAGATCCCTTATGTCCGCCACAAGGTTTCGGGGGTGCTCCAGCGCGCGGGCTTCGACCCGAGCGGCCATTCCGGCAAAGCGCTCATGCATATTCTCGAAGAGTATCCGCGTGACGAACTGTTCCAGATCGACATCGACACGCTCAACAATTTCGTCATCGAGATCCTGATCCTCTATGAGCGCCCCCGCGTCCGGGCGCTGGCGCGGGTGGACAAGTTCGATCGCTTCGTCTCCGTCCTCACCTTCATTCCGCGCGATAAATACGACACCGAGGTCCGCACCCGCGTCGGTGCCTTTCTGGCGCAGGCCTACAAGGGGACATTGTCCGCCTCCTACGTATCATTCCCTGAAGGGGCGCTTGCGCGCGTCCACTACATCATCGGCCGCTATGAAGGCAGAACTCCCGTCATCGAGCGTGCCACGCTCGAGGCCGGGATCAGCGCCATTGCCGCGACCTGGGCCGACAGGCTGAAGGCCGCGCTCACGGCGTCGACCGATGGCATGCGGGCGCGCATGCTCACCAACCGATACGCCCAGGCCTTTAGCGGCGGCTATACCGAGGTGTTCGGCGCGGAACAGGCGATCGCCGATATCGCGACCGTCGAAAAGCTCACGCCAGCCCGGCCGGTGACAATTTCGGTTCACCGCGTCGAGGGCGAGAACGATCCCAGGCGCTTCGGCCTTAAGGTGTTCTCGGACGCCGCACCGCTATCGCTGTCCTACCGTGTTCCGGTGATCGAAAATCACGGCCTTCGCGTGGTCAATGAACGCACCTATCAGATCGTGCCCGGTACCAGGCCAGCGCCGGTCTGGCTGCACGACATGACGATCGAGACCAGCGACAGCCAGCCAATCGAGATCACCCCGGAATTCAGCCATCGCCTGGAAGCCTCGATCATGGCTGTTGTCGCCGATCGCGCCGAATCGGACGGGTACAATGCCCTGATCCTGCGCACGGCACTCGGCTGGCGGGAAGTCTCGGCGATCCGGGCGCTGTCGCGCTACCTGCACCAGATCCGGGCTCCGTTCACTCAGGACTACATGTGGGAGACCTCGCGCAAGAACGCCGCGATCACGGCCACCCTCGTCGCGCTGTTCCAGACCCGCCTCGATCCACGCCTCGCCTTGACGGATGCCGAGCGCGCGGCGCGCGAGACGGCCCTGCTTGCCGAGATCGAGGAGCAGCTCAAATCCGTCGCCTCGCTCGATGAAGACCGCATCCTGCGGCGCTTCACCAATCTGGTGCAGGCAACCATCCGCACCAATCTGTGGCAGATCGGCGAGAACGGACATCCGCGTCCGGTGATCTCCTTCAAGTTCGACGCGCGGCGGATCGACGACCTGCCGGCGCCACGACCTCTCTACGAGATCTTCGTCTATTCACCCCGGGTCGAAGGTATTCACCTGCGGTTCGGCAAGGTTGCGCGCGGTGGCTTGCGCTGGTCCGACCGGCCGCAGGATTTCCGCACCGAGATCCTGGGCCTCGTGAAGGCGCAGCAGGTCAAGAACGCCGTGATCGTGCCGGTCGGCGCCAAGGGCGGCTTCGTGCCCAAGCGGCTGCCGCCGCCTTCCAATCGCGAAGCCTGGCTCGCGGAAGGCACCGAAGCCTATCGCATCTTCGTTCGCTCGCTGCTCGAACTCACCGACAATCTCGACGGCGACATCGTCGTGCCGCCCGAATCCGTCGTACGCCATGACGGCGACGATCCCTATCTCGTCGTCGCCGCCGACAAGGGCACCGCCACCTTCTCCGACACCGCCAACGCGATCTCGGTCGAGAAGAACCATTGGCTCGGCGATGCCTTCGCTTCCGGCGGCAGCCAGGGCTACGACCACAAGAAGATGGGGATCACCGCGCGCGGCGCCTGGGAGGCGGTCAAGCGCCACTTCCGCGAGCTCGGCACCGACATTCAGACCATGCCGTTCACCGCGGTCGGCGTCGGCGACATGTCCGGCGACGTTTTCGGCAATGGTATGCTGCTCTCGCCGGCGACAAGGCTTGTGGCGGCTTTCGATCATCGCGACATCTTCATCGATCCCGCGCCTGATCCTTCCGTAAGCTTTGCTGAGCGCAAGCGCCTGTTCGACCTGCCGCGATCGAGCTGGCAGGACTACAACAAGTCGCTGATCTCGGAAGGCGGCGGCGTGTTCTCGCGCCAGCTCAAGGCGATCCCGCTCGCGCCGGAAGTGCGTACCCTGCTCGATCTCGACAAGCCGCAAGCCACGCCTTTCGAGGTGATGACGGCGATCCTGAAGGCGCGCGCGGATCTCTTGTGGTTTGGCGGGATCGGCACCTATGTTCGCTCCTCCGGGGAAAGCGACGATCAGGCCGGCGACCGCGCCAATGATCCGATCCGCATTACGGGCGGCGACGTGCGCGCCCGGGTGATCGGCGAGGGCGCCAATCTCGGCGTCACCCAGCGCGGCCGTATTGAAGCGGCGCAGAAGGGCGTCAAGCTCAACACCGACGCAATAGACAATTCGGCCGGCGTGAACACGTCCGACGTCGAGGTCAATATCAAGATCGCGCTGGCGCGCCTCGAGCGCGAGGGGCGGCTCAGCCCCACCGAGCGCAACAGCCTGCTTGCCGCGATGACCGACGAGGTCGGCGTGCTGGTGCTGCGCAACAATTATCTGCAGACGCTGGCGCTCTCGCTGGCCGAACGCAAGGGCCTGGCCGAGACCGGCTTCCTCACCCGCCTGATGCAGTCGCTGGAGCAGCGCGGCCTGCTCAGTCGCGCGGTGGAGTTCCTGCCCGACGACGCAGCGCTCACCGAGCGCACACGGCGCGGCCAGTCCCTGACGCGGCCCGAGCTTGCCGTGTTGCTCGCCTACGCCAAGCTGACCCTTTACGATGACCTGCTCGCCACCAGCGTGCCCGATGACCCCTATCTTGCCCGCGAACTATCCCAGTATTTCCCGCGCGAGTTGCAGGACAAATTTCCGACAGCGGTCGAATTCCATCGCCTGCGGCGGGAGATCATTGCAACTTGCCTCGCCAATGCGGTGATCAACCGCGGCGGCCCGGCCTCCGTGGTGCGCCTGATCGACGAGACGGACGCCGATATCCCGACCATCGTCATGGCCTACGTGGCGGTCGATGAATGCTTCGGACTGAAGTGGCTCAATGACGCGATCGATGCACTCGATACCCACATCGACGGGCAGCTACAGCTGTCCCTCTACGCTTCCGTGCAGGACCTGCTGCTCTCCCGCATGGCCTGGTACGTCCGCAATGTCGATTTCAGGGACGGGCTGGAGGCTGTCGTCGTGCGCTTCGGGCCTGCTATCCGCGAAATCGTCGCCGGGCTCGATACCACCCTGCCGCCGGACCTGCGGGCCGCGCGCGGCAAGCGACGGCAAGAACTCACCGACGCCGGTGTCCCGTCCGGCCTCGCTGGCGAGCTTGCCGATCTCGACGCTCTGGTCTCGGCACCCGATATCGTGACGGTTGCGGAACGCACCACGCGCGACATCGGCGATGCGGCGGCGACCTTCTTCGCCGCCGAGGCCAACTTCCGTCTCGACCGCATTATCGCCGCCGCGCGCGGCATGCCGGCAAACGATTACTTCGAACGGATGGCCATCGATCGCGCCGTTGAGCAGATCGCTGGCGCCGAAAGAAGACTGGCCGCGGATATGCTGGCAACCGGACAGTCCGGCCAGCAGGCCGTCGAGACCTGGATCGCGGCTCACCCCGAAGCGACGCGCATCCGCCGCTCGGTCGAGGAGATTGGTGCCAGCGGCCTGACGCTCGCCAAGCTGACGGTCGCGGCGAACCTGCTGGGGGACCTGGTCAAAACCTGA
- a CDS encoding transporter has product MILFLVAPAEAHHPGGGGNTGSGGPINTISADTLAEGMFAASIRYEFIRLGQLNDTDLIAAANRGTHAHSLRSLDAISLSVAYGITNDLTVAVRASGVRRSDIREVGEDMLSGGHMGMMNANDMSSLMSPDGVNRRGNSAGFGDVTMLGQYRFHSNAQTGTSAAVLFGFKAPTGSTSQRDAFGQLFQAEFQPGSGSWDGLIGAAFTKRAGRWSFDVSGLYYLITNGTQITNLGDRFLFGGAVSYRLVGATGSAKEIELHEYCMQPRNQLQEHCLYHANHDHSDMKKTPYTLDLVLELNGEWHDKQRIAGIPDPNSGGTTVYLSPGVRVGVDRFSGFVSVGVPVINQHNGVQSKPDFRVLTGIGARLN; this is encoded by the coding sequence ATGATATTGTTTCTCGTTGCGCCCGCCGAAGCGCATCATCCCGGCGGCGGCGGCAATACCGGTAGCGGCGGCCCCATCAACACCATCTCGGCCGACACGCTTGCCGAAGGGATGTTCGCTGCATCCATCCGCTACGAGTTTATCCGGCTGGGTCAGCTCAACGATACCGATCTGATCGCCGCAGCAAACAGGGGCACCCACGCGCATTCGCTCCGCTCGCTCGACGCCATCTCGCTTTCGGTCGCCTACGGCATCACGAATGACCTGACGGTCGCCGTTCGCGCCTCCGGCGTGCGCCGCTCGGATATCCGCGAGGTCGGCGAGGACATGCTGAGCGGCGGCCATATGGGCATGATGAATGCGAACGACATGAGCAGCCTGATGAGTCCTGACGGCGTCAACCGGCGTGGCAACTCGGCAGGCTTCGGCGACGTCACCATGCTCGGGCAGTATCGTTTCCACAGCAACGCGCAGACCGGAACATCGGCCGCCGTGCTGTTCGGCTTCAAGGCGCCGACCGGCAGCACCAGCCAGCGCGACGCCTTCGGCCAGCTCTTCCAGGCCGAGTTTCAGCCGGGCTCGGGCTCATGGGACGGACTGATCGGCGCCGCTTTCACCAAGCGCGCGGGTCGCTGGTCGTTCGACGTGAGCGGCCTATATTATCTGATCACCAACGGCACGCAGATTACCAATCTCGGCGACCGCTTTCTGTTCGGCGGCGCGGTGTCGTATCGCCTGGTCGGCGCCACCGGCTCGGCGAAGGAGATCGAGCTGCACGAGTACTGCATGCAGCCGCGCAACCAGCTGCAGGAGCACTGCCTCTATCACGCCAATCACGACCACAGCGACATGAAGAAGACGCCCTACACGCTCGATCTCGTGCTGGAGCTCAATGGCGAGTGGCACGACAAGCAGCGCATCGCCGGCATTCCCGATCCCAATTCGGGCGGCACCACCGTCTATCTCTCGCCCGGCGTGCGCGTCGGCGTCGATCGCTTCTCGGGCTTCGTGTCCGTCGGCGTGCCGGTCATCAACCAGCACAACGGGGTTCAGTCCAAGCCGGATTTTCGCGTGCTTACGGGAATCGGCGCGCGGCTTAATTGA
- a CDS encoding methyl-accepting chemotaxis protein — MRNLTVYQRFAMIIAALTIVLFAVSALQILVLRDAVLDERRTTVRNLVEAATKILATYEGEAKAGRISPDQARQAAFASISAMRWGEYSDYIGVYGTGSSDAGVTYVHANPKYINVNRWEFKDKSGKLLIQDIVRTARAGGGFVEYLAPRSAGGAELRKVSYVGSFGAGDKLLALQAGAYVDDIDAVVFSRMMWAGIAGLAGLTLAALVAFWLGRGLVVPLNKTCAAMDELAKGNLAADVPFVDRTNEIGRIARSLQVFKDHLVETTQLRTEQEAMKSRSAEERQAVLSRIADDFERSIGGVIRGTATAADELQNSASSMSTIAVGTTGQSAKVAAAAEQTASNVQTVAASAEELSSSIQEIARQVTQSSSIAQNAVGQANRTEAMVGRLVEASQKIGEVMALIQTIAGQTNLLALNATIEAARAGEAGRGFAVVANEVKALSSQTAKATDEITSQIQEIRDATGSTVNAIREIGTTIGQMNEITGSIAAAVEEQGAATNEIARSVQQAAQGAQEVMHNITGVREASSKVDAAATLVLNAAAQLTSQSEQLETETGKFLGNIRAA, encoded by the coding sequence ATGCGTAACCTCACCGTCTACCAGCGTTTTGCGATGATCATTGCGGCGCTGACAATCGTGCTCTTTGCCGTCTCCGCCCTGCAGATCCTGGTGTTGCGCGACGCGGTGCTGGACGAGCGGCGCACCACCGTCCGCAATCTGGTCGAGGCCGCGACGAAGATTCTCGCCACCTACGAAGGCGAGGCCAAGGCCGGCCGGATCAGCCCGGACCAGGCGCGCCAGGCAGCGTTTGCCTCGATCAGCGCCATGCGCTGGGGCGAGTACTCCGACTATATCGGCGTCTATGGCACGGGAAGCTCCGATGCCGGCGTCACCTATGTGCACGCCAATCCAAAATACATCAACGTCAATCGCTGGGAGTTCAAGGACAAGAGCGGCAAGCTCTTGATCCAGGACATCGTGCGTACCGCGCGCGCCGGCGGCGGCTTTGTCGAATATCTGGCACCCCGGTCGGCCGGTGGCGCCGAACTTCGCAAGGTCTCCTATGTCGGGTCTTTTGGCGCGGGCGACAAGCTTCTCGCGCTGCAGGCGGGCGCCTATGTCGACGATATCGACGCCGTGGTCTTCAGCCGGATGATGTGGGCCGGAATCGCGGGCCTCGCCGGCCTGACCCTCGCGGCGCTGGTTGCGTTCTGGCTCGGCCGCGGCCTGGTCGTTCCGCTCAACAAGACCTGCGCGGCGATGGATGAACTGGCCAAGGGCAACCTTGCGGCCGACGTGCCATTCGTCGACCGGACCAATGAAATCGGCCGGATCGCGCGCAGCCTCCAGGTCTTCAAGGATCATCTGGTCGAAACCACACAACTCCGCACCGAGCAGGAAGCGATGAAGTCGCGCTCGGCCGAGGAGCGGCAGGCGGTTCTGTCCCGCATCGCCGACGATTTCGAGCGCAGCATCGGTGGCGTGATCCGCGGCACCGCCACCGCCGCCGACGAGTTGCAGAATTCGGCCTCCTCGATGTCGACGATCGCGGTGGGGACGACGGGTCAGAGCGCGAAGGTCGCGGCCGCCGCCGAGCAGACGGCGTCGAACGTCCAGACCGTTGCAGCGTCGGCGGAAGAGCTGTCGTCGTCGATCCAGGAGATCGCGCGGCAGGTCACCCAGTCTTCGTCCATTGCCCAGAATGCGGTGGGGCAGGCTAACCGGACCGAAGCGATGGTCGGCCGGCTCGTCGAGGCCTCGCAGAAGATCGGCGAGGTCATGGCGCTGATCCAGACCATCGCGGGGCAGACCAATTTGCTGGCATTGAACGCGACCATCGAGGCCGCCCGGGCCGGCGAGGCTGGCAGGGGGTTTGCCGTCGTGGCCAACGAGGTCAAGGCGCTGTCGTCGCAGACGGCCAAGGCTACGGACGAAATCACCAGTCAGATCCAGGAAATTCGCGATGCGACCGGCTCGACCGTCAACGCAATCCGCGAGATCGGCACCACGATCGGGCAAATGAACGAAATCACAGGCTCCATTGCGGCCGCCGTCGAAGAGCAGGGCGCTGCGACCAACGAGATTGCCCGCAGCGTGCAGCAGGCGGCGCAGGGCGCCCAGGAGGTAATGCATAACATCACGGGCGTGCGCGAAGCCTCGAGCAAGGTCGATGCTGCCGCCACCCTCGTCCTGAATGCCGCCGCGCAACTGACCTCGCAGTCCGAGCAGCTCGAAACCGAAACCGGGAAATTCCTCGGCAACATCCGCGCGGCCTAA
- the copM gene encoding CopM family metallochaperone, whose amino-acid sequence MKHPALTRFPARLLGLTTLALIAASAPAQAHVKWFAPYIVGAPPQPIAATLTNLWFWTGIALVLVFFLVTRAIEKSSAGETILRGMDRITDPLWKRLDDFVRVVVAAFFVAIFAVGGVYLTPDLKTPAEWVSWVQLLIAGLIFSRKTQPLAALGIIGLWLLALRDYDVFHLLDYLALGVGVAAYLVLEASSNPEWRKHRFEALRWGVAIALMWSSLEKFAYPDWFYPLVEEKPFLTFGMPRDVFIPMAGVAEFTMGFGLIWTPLVRRLSAIALFVIFNAAVYPFGRTDLIGHALIMAIIVAIAADHTREVHFLPAVKRRLVGVPAGLAAALVIFVAGYWGLHIAIYGIEGNTGASAGERLTHTPNPEHPHSMHGATATAALSAATAEAAYRTAMDRMHGPMMQGIANVDPDQAFVLGMIPHHQGAIDMAEIVLKFGKDARNQHLAREIIDAQRREIGEMREWLKQKDIPQP is encoded by the coding sequence TTGAAACATCCCGCTCTGACTCGTTTCCCGGCTCGACTGCTGGGTCTGACCACGCTCGCGCTGATAGCGGCCTCAGCACCCGCGCAAGCGCATGTGAAATGGTTTGCGCCCTACATCGTCGGTGCACCGCCGCAGCCGATTGCGGCCACGCTCACCAATCTGTGGTTCTGGACCGGCATCGCGCTGGTACTGGTGTTTTTCCTGGTGACACGAGCGATTGAGAAGTCGAGCGCGGGTGAAACGATCCTGCGCGGCATGGACCGGATCACCGACCCGCTCTGGAAGCGCCTCGATGACTTCGTGCGCGTGGTCGTCGCCGCCTTCTTCGTAGCGATCTTCGCAGTCGGCGGCGTCTACCTGACACCCGATCTCAAGACACCTGCCGAATGGGTATCATGGGTGCAGCTTCTCATTGCGGGACTGATTTTTTCTCGCAAGACGCAGCCGCTTGCGGCTCTCGGCATCATCGGCCTGTGGCTGCTGGCACTGCGCGACTACGATGTCTTTCATCTGCTCGACTACCTCGCGCTCGGCGTCGGCGTCGCCGCCTATCTGGTGCTGGAGGCATCGTCCAATCCGGAATGGCGCAAGCATCGCTTCGAGGCGCTGCGTTGGGGCGTCGCCATCGCGCTGATGTGGTCGAGCCTCGAAAAGTTCGCCTATCCCGACTGGTTCTATCCGCTCGTGGAGGAAAAACCCTTCCTGACTTTCGGCATGCCGCGCGACGTCTTCATTCCAATGGCCGGCGTCGCCGAGTTCACGATGGGATTCGGCCTGATCTGGACGCCGCTGGTCCGCCGGCTGTCGGCCATCGCTCTCTTCGTCATCTTCAACGCAGCCGTCTATCCGTTCGGCCGCACCGACCTGATCGGCCACGCGCTCATCATGGCGATCATCGTCGCCATTGCGGCCGATCATACAAGGGAGGTGCATTTCCTGCCTGCCGTCAAGCGCAGGCTGGTCGGCGTCCCGGCAGGACTTGCGGCAGCGCTCGTCATTTTCGTAGCGGGATATTGGGGACTGCACATCGCGATTTACGGCATCGAAGGAAATACCGGGGCGTCGGCCGGCGAGCGACTGACGCACACGCCGAACCCCGAGCATCCGCACAGCATGCACGGCGCCACCGCGACGGCGGCATTATCAGCGGCGACGGCCGAGGCGGCCTATCGCACCGCCATGGACCGCATGCATGGCCCCATGATGCAAGGCATCGCCAATGTCGATCCCGACCAGGCCTTTGTGCTCGGCATGATCCCTCACCATCAAGGCGCGATCGACATGGCCGAGATCGTCCTGAAATTCGGCAAGGATGCTCGAAACCAGCACCTTGCTCGCGAGATCATCGATGCCCAGAGGCGAGAGATCGGCGAGATGCGCGAATGGCTCAAGCAGAAAGACATCCCGCAACCCTAG
- a CDS encoding methyltransferase family protein, with protein sequence MADTADTANVIVRPPIAWALAVLAGFALNWLMPLPFLPAGLPAGWLGAIVFALALALLAWAISTMTRAGSNVPTNLPSTTIVDTGPYRFTRNPIYLGMVLGLIGLALAFNSLWLLMTLVPFALVIRYGVIAREEAYLERKFGDVYRRYCARVRRWL encoded by the coding sequence ATGGCCGACACGGCAGATACTGCGAACGTCATTGTCCGGCCGCCGATCGCATGGGCGCTCGCGGTGCTTGCCGGGTTCGCGCTCAACTGGCTCATGCCCTTGCCATTCCTGCCGGCCGGGCTACCGGCAGGCTGGCTCGGCGCGATCGTGTTTGCGCTTGCACTGGCGCTGCTCGCATGGGCGATCTCGACCATGACCCGGGCCGGCTCGAACGTGCCCACCAACCTGCCGAGCACGACCATCGTTGACACCGGCCCCTACCGCTTCACGCGCAATCCCATCTATCTCGGCATGGTGCTGGGGCTCATCGGCCTGGCCCTTGCCTTCAACAGCCTCTGGCTACTGATGACGCTGGTGCCCTTCGCGCTCGTCATCCGCTACGGCGTGATCGCCCGCGAGGAAGCCTATCTCGAGCGCAAGTTCGGCGACGTCTATCGCCGCTACTGCGCGCGGGTACGACGCTGGCTGTAG
- a CDS encoding GYD domain-containing protein — protein sequence MGMGRRKAYDCAVLRAIDQRHVEVAMKYVLLGNLSPEWASKQSERIGKAKAKLDKLGIKVESIHYTQGYYDFVDIVDAPNEGAMLAFSVWYATQGLGRIQSMPAFDAKTFETAIKDAAG from the coding sequence ATGGGCATGGGTCGTCGGAAGGCGTATGATTGTGCGGTCCTTCGCGCCATTGATCAACGTCACGTGGAGGTGGCCATGAAATATGTGCTGCTTGGTAATCTGAGCCCGGAGTGGGCAAGCAAGCAATCGGAGCGGATCGGCAAGGCCAAGGCAAAACTCGACAAGCTGGGCATCAAGGTCGAGTCGATTCATTACACGCAGGGCTACTACGATTTCGTCGACATCGTCGATGCCCCGAATGAGGGCGCGATGCTCGCGTTCTCTGTCTGGTACGCGACCCAGGGTCTCGGGCGGATTCAGAGTATGCCGGCCTTCGACGCAAAGACCTTCGAAACCGCAATCAAGGACGCGGCGGGCTAA